Within Thermoplasmataceae archaeon, the genomic segment TCGGGGAACAGAAAATAAGCTTCATGTTCAACGACTCAAAGGTCGTTGAAAACTATTTCAGGAGCAAGGTTCCCCGCATAAGGGACGAAGAATCATATGCGGCACTCGCCGATCACTTCCTTTACATCGATCCCTTCAGGGATCGTTTCAATTCACCTTTCCCATACAGTGATATTGATCCAAACGAGATCACGGAGAGACTCATTAATAACGGGGTAATTTCCTCGGTGTACATCAGGTCATCAGCATGGGCCTCGAGGACAAGTTATGGAATACTGAGAAGGTTGTTTGCCAGGAAACTGGAAATGAACCATACAAGGAAGAAACTGGTTGAATTGTGCGATGGATCCACATTCAATGAGTTGAAATCCAGATCGGGAATGAATGAAATTGAGCTGAAAGACGAATTGATAAGGCTGGAGTCTGCCTTTCTCATAGGAAGGAAGCTCCGGGGCGGGATCGTCGAATATTACTCAACACCCTTTGCAACAAAGCCTTGGACTGAGGATGACGTTCAATACTGCCTGAAAAAGATTCTTGGATCTTATGGCCCCCTTACGCTGGATGAAATCCAGATACGTCTACCCTTTGAATCCCAGGATTTGGAAGGTGTATTGAAAAACATGGTCTCGGGAGGTGAGGTAGTTCTTGACTATATATCTCCTGTTTTCTCCAAACAGTACATAATGAAAGAGGATCTGGATGCTCTTGTGGGCGAAAGTAAGCGGGACATTCAGTCGGAAAGGATAAAGAGATTCAGTGAACCCGTAGACACCCTGAAGAAGTTCTTCGAAGTTTACGGGTTTGCCGTGGATACCTGGGACATAAGGGCAAGATATCCCGGGTTCACCCTGAGAGAACTCCGAGAAGCGTTATCTTCCGGAGAGATAGTTTATGGCAAGTTCATAAAACACCGCTCAACTTACATGTCAATGGGCCTTGCCAGCACATTGAATTACCTGAGATATGATAGAATTTCCAAGGAGGAATCGGAAATTCTATCATACATTGGGGAGGGGTATGACAGCGATAGGGCCATTGTAAAACGATCTGCATATGATATAAAGATCATCCGGCAGATTATCAGGGTGCTCGAGTACAAACTCGCGATCTGCAGGGACGAGAATGACAATCTGAGAGTACTCTTTGGAGACAAGAGATCAGCGGGTGACATAAGGTTCCTTGTGAATCTGTATGGACCTGTAACGCTGGGAGAGCTTTCGCGGACATTTTGGTTTCACGGCGACGAGGAGATCAAGGCAAGCGGGTTGAAACCTTTCTACTACAATCGGGAACTTTACTATGGTGATCAGAACGTTACCGGACCTAAAGGTAACAGCATTTTACTGACAATACTTGATCCAATAAGCATGTACATGGGAAAGCTCTACACAAGGGATATAGAATTCAATTCCCGCCTTTTCAGTAACGGTACAGAAATAGCAGACGTCCAGTATGAAATGAAGGATAATGTGCTCTGGATTGAAAGCGTTCAGGAGATTCCAGGCACAGATTACGTTCAAATTCTTACAAGCCTTGAACAGATCAGAAAAAGAATTGGGCTCGATGCTCTTGTTCTGTATGACGAAAAAAAATCGTTTCCCGACCGGCTTGAGGACCATGGTTTCAAGCGTACGGGAGATATTGTTATAAACCTTGAAGCCGAAAGCCAGGGTATGGGCGAAGAATCGCTTCTGAAGGCAGCAGTTTCACAGTTCTCAAGGGCGAGACCGTCAGAGGCAATTCTATTCAATTTTCTAAGGGACAGAGTGATTGGCATCAGGAGTGAGATCGAAGCCAGTTCTATGGGTATAACCAATAACCAGTTGAGAAACTACTTCCAGTCGAGGCTGCTGTACACGTTTAACGGTCCTTTTGGAGTTCCTGCCCTCGGGGCGCTTGAAACAATATCCCTTTTCAGGGCATTGAAGAATCACAAACTGACAGATGACGAGGACAGAATTGTAAGCGTGATCCTGGACAACAGCGGAGCAACTGAAGAAGAAATTCTGCAAACTGTGAGAAGGAATATACCCGGAATCAGGGCCGTTATAAAGAGCCTTTATTCAAACGACGTTCTGGCGAAGGACTATAACCGCAAGTACGTCTTTGTTCCAGAAAAGTACACACAACGTGAAGCTGTTGATATCATCCTTGATTTTCTCCTTAATGAGCTGTTGTTCTTCGACAAGGATAAATTTGAAAGCGTTACTGGGTCAGAGGCTGGCAAGGATTATCATGAAGCTGTTGATAAGCTTCTTCTTGGGAAGAAGGTAAGAAAGGTTATCAATGCAGACGAGAAAAGAGTCAGTTACGTTTCTACAAAATATAAACCAGAAAAGAGGATTCCCTCTGGAACAACAATAATAATGGGGCCGAAAGACATACTGCCGCTCTATTTCGCTGCACTTATCAAGAGAAAATTCTCAGTGAGGAATTACTTTTACCTTTACTCAGGGGATTTTGTCAGCGCATTCACAGGCAAAAAGAGAGGAAAAATTATTGAGGTCACAAAGATAATCGGTGATAAGAAGTACAGGGAAATAATCCGTAGGGAAATGAACAGAATGGGATTTGCCCTGACCTTCCGGTAGGTGTGGTATCTTGTCGTTCTCGTATGGAATCATTGTGTCTGGCATTTCAATAGTTATCTCCATCTTTTTGATAACGGTGTCCCTCAAAGGTGCGAGGAAGACAGGATCTCCTGGAATTTTATACGTTGGAATTGCTTTTGTTATCATTCTGCTGGACAATGTCATTTATACTTTGTCTTCACTGGAAATACTCTTCTCCAGCCAAATTTTTATTCCCGCGTTCCTTGTTTCTGATCTAATAATACTCCTATTTTTTTATATGGGGGCTATAAGAGGTAGATAATTGCCAGACCCAGATAACGTCAGGGACAGAATTCTACTGTTTATCGAGAAAAACCCAGGGATGCATTTCAGGGAAATCCAGAGACAGACAGGAACTGCCGTTGGCCAGCTAGAATACCATCTGTATTCCATGGAGAAAGACGGAAGCATTAAGGGTGAAAAGGATGGTAAATTTGTCAGGTATTTTCCTCTGTCGGAGGGATCGTTCCAGAACATGATTCTGTTCCTTGTCAGGAATCTCAGGAAGAGGGAAATGATTTTTAAACTGCTCAGGGAGGACATCCCTGAGGAGAAACTTATGCCGGTTAATGAAAAGAAGAGAAACTACGCTCTGATAATTCTTCAGGAGCTTGAAGCACTGGCCATAGTATCAAAGAGAGAGGAAGAAGGCCATAACATATATTCCATAAACAACAGAGATAGAATAATAGAAACTCTGGTTAAGTACAGAGAAAGCTTCCTTGACTATACGTCCAGTAATTTTATAAATCTCTTCAAATAAACTTCCTTCTTCTGTACATTATGTAAGGAACTGCTAACAGGACAGCTCCCATTGCCATTCCCACGCTCAATAATTCTTCATGCTGCAAAATGAAATTTACTATGGACTGCTGAACCGAAGATATGTGAAGGGTAGTAATATTCACCCCCGCGGTAGCAAGGTAAGGGTCCTGATAAATGGTACTAGCCATTCCGCTGACGTTGAATACAAAGTTTATTGCGGTCTCTGGGAAGTTAAAGTCATACTTATTGCCCGTTGAATTTAATAAGGTCTGACTCCCACCGTTAAGGTTGTAGGTGTCGTTCCACCAAAATAGTGCCTGGTATTTTCCGGGATTAAAAAAGTACCCGTTGACCATTGATCCTGGGTGACCTGGCATCTGTCCATCTCCGTAAAAGTCATCCCGTCCTAGGTTCATGGTATTGTTCTTTGCGCTGAAATCTGACACAAGAATGACCAAGGCACCTGGTCCCACTGCTGTGAGGGAAGAGAAATGAATGTAGACACTGACTTTATAGTAAGTATATTCTGAAAAGTTGCCGAGATTAGAGCTGTTTAATGAGAATAGTTTCTCTGGTGTAGCATTCTCAGGGGTAACGTTGATGATAACGAGAAAACTTTGCCCATTTGAACCATATCGATTATGTCCACTTTCCTCTCCGCTGTTTGATATTGTGAAATTCGAACTGTATGAGAGGTTTCCATTATTGTCAACGCCATGCCAGTTATCATTAGCAAAGTAATTAACAGATGGCTGCCCCTGGTTAAGATAAATAAGGCCCAGATATGTGAGGTTATAACTTATATTTCCTGGAAGCTGAATGTTTATATTGGGAATATTACCATAGATTACACTCCCTGCTCCATCATCGCGCGGGCCAAGAGCATGAATGCCTAGGCCTGTTATAAGCACCACTGCAAGAATAACTACCGGGAGGTTCACTTATGATTTATGCCATGGTAAAATAATTTATTTTTGGTACAATCTTGCTTTACGAAAACTCTTCTTCAAGTTCTACCATCACATCGTTCAGGACTTCGTCAAATGTGTTCCCCGTGTATTCCCTGAGCCCACCTATTTCTGTCCTGAGCTTTGCTATAAACTGATCATCATCTTTGTCAAATTCTATATTGCATATCATTTCCTGCATGGGAAGCACCAAAGATCGCAATTAACGGTCTGATAAAAACATTTGGTTTGTTATGTACTCTTCAGAAGAGATTCTGAGAATTATGAATCAGAACACAATCCGGTTAATTCTGATTTCACCGTCAGTGATCACAGGACCTGAAACATCTGTGTAATTATTTTTGCGCATATGCCCTTTCACACACAGTATCGTTATCCATATGTACAGATTGGAGGATTATAACCTGTGACAGGCTGAACACCAAAATTGGTTCAAAACAATAAAATGTCTTCCTTATATTTCCCGAATAGAACCATGTCTGCAAAACTAATGAAGTTCATTGTAATCTGTGGCCCAAGATGTTCAGCACGAAAAAAAGTCTGGGCAACAGAGGCATGACTTCTTCATTTATCTTCCATAATTGCAGAGGCTATATAGTCTCTTCTTTATGCCGTCAAAATTCACTTCGCTGTCCTTCACTATCACGCCAAGGCAGGCCCTGGATCCGCATTGTAGGAACAAAGAGTATTCTATGCCCTGTATCGTAACGCTTTGGAATGGTGCTATATTGACGCCACAATAATTGGTGTACAGTGAAGTAATGGTTTCCAGGAAAGACACCAGCGATCCACTGAGCCTTGAGGTGGAGTCTGCCTGCTGTCCAGTGAGTGTTTTCGAATGAAAAGATCTTAGAGTGCCTAGCTCATCAAATTCGCCTACTGCGACGACACCTTTCATGTTTTCGAATTCGTTAAGGTCCATAGAATTGTAATATTCATACATTTAAAGGTTTGATACCTTATAGGTAAAGGAATATCAAAAAGGATGAATCTCGAAAATTTTTGAAAACACCGGATTGCAGGAGCTCGAAAATAAAAAAAAAGAATCTGGGAGTTTATAGCAGGCTGGCTTCAGCCTGCATGACTCCCAAAAGGCTTGTTTGAGATAATTGTACTCCAACATACTCAACTTCGATAATATACGATCCGTACAGGGCAATAGTTAAATCGGTTTCGTTTCCGCTAGAATACGCAGTTGCGTTTGCGTATTCCAGCTTTACACCACTTGTTGTGTTTCCGTAAGTGGGAGCCTGTCCTCTTAATTCTCCCAGAATGAGGCTTGCATTCTTGAACGTTTCATTAGCAGCTGCTGTACTGGTCATTCCAACATATCCTAGCTCGAGCCCAGCATCTGATTTATTTGTGAATAGGGAAAAGCCCATTGAACTGATATTTGAGGTGAAGTTACCAGCCTCGTTGGTGACCATCGAGTATCCAGTGCTGTTCAGGCTGCTGTTTATTAGTCCAGAAGCTTTGAAGAGTGTTATGCTGGCGTTAAATACGCTAACCCATCCCGAGTTTGACAGGTTGTTATTGATGGTGCTGGCCTGAATTAGCTTCTCTGATGCCTTGAAGCTAGTGTTGTAGGAATTTAGGACGTTAACCTGATTAGTTAAGAGATCAGTAAAATGCGAAAGTGAAAGATTCGAACTTCCGTTATATACCCCATACATTAGGCTCTGCTTATATATGGCATAGACGACACTTTCGTAAGATTGGCCGTAATGGTAAGATACATAAGCGTAAAGGGCACCATTGGTGGTTGTGCCCTTCACGGCATAATACCCTGGCTGGCCGTTAATCATTGATATGTTTTTAAAGACTGATCCATTTATCATGTCTGCCAGTTTTACCGATGACAGGCCAAGGTACCCGAACAAGAGAGCGCTATTGTTCGTGGTGGACTGGAAACCAGCGAGCTGCAGGGAACTCACTTGAGCTGTCGTATTGTTAACTAGCATTTCAAGTGGGCCAGTGAAGAGGTATGGGTATCCCTTATACAGTTGGCTGATATTTCCTATTCCTCCGTTAACTGCAAACACCTCAGACCAGTGACCTCCCATTGAAGTATTCACGGTACCGGTCGAAACGATATTGAGCCCATTTAGAGTTGGGGGAGTAGATTTGCCACCTGAAAACAAAGAGGGATCAGTATAAACAATATATCCCACGCTCGCAACCAGAACCACTGCGACAACAACTACGACCATACTTGTGGATTTCATTGAATAGCATGTTGAATCAAGTATAAATTAATATGCTTTTGGAAAATTTTTACAAACAACCTCGTCGGAGGCAGTTTGCCCATAGGAGGAGGTATTTTATAGTTTTATCATCACCCTTCCGAGGCTCTTTCTGTTTCTTATATCACTGTAGGCTTCATTTATCCTGTCGAGTGTAACTAGCCGATTGGAAATCGTGTGGATCTTCCCAGATGCGCTCATTCCAAGTACCTTCTTCATGTCCTCACGCGTGGAACTTATACTCCCAGTGATCCTGTTACCTTTGAGTATTACCAGTCCAAGGGGGAGGCTTACGGGATCAGGGATAACATTGCCAATTACCACCATCCTTCCCCCAGTTTTAAGGCTCCTCAATGAACTCTCAAAGGTCGGCTTGCCCACGTCCTCAAGTACAATATCGACTCCGCCGCCGGTCAATTCTTTCACTTTCTTGCTGAAATCCTCTTCAGCAAACACAACTTCATCAGCGCCTGCTGCGAGTATTTCATCCGTTTTCCATTTCGAGGAAGTCTCTGCGATCACGCGTGCCCCAAGTGCCTTAGCAACCTGTATGGCATGCATGCCAACCCCTCCACCGGACCCGGTGAGGAGGATTGTCTCTCCTTCCATGATCCCACCTTCAACCTTGATTGCATGGTAAATCATTCCAGTAACGCAGGCAGAAATCGCGGCTTCATGATCGCCGACGCCTTCTGGAACAGGAACGGCTGACCTCTCCGATATTTTCACATACTTTCTGTATGAACCGTCCAGAAGTTCCCCGAATGTCTTCTTGTTCGGGCAAAGGTTCTCCCTGCCAGAGGTGCAGAATTCACATTTTCCGCAAGGGATATAAATTAGGCTTGCAACTCTCTGACCAACCCTGAAATTCTTGACTTCAGGCCCAATTTTTGTTATTCTGCCCGCGATCTCATGTCCAGGAATTATGGGGAGTCTTACCCTTGGAAAGAAACCGTCCATTGTCAAAATGTCACGATAGCAGACGCCTGTAACTTCCTGTTCTAGAATGATTTCGTCTCCTAAAGGTTCTTCAGGTTCGGTTTCCCTGACTACCAGTGGTTTTTTTAGTTCGGTCAGATAGGCTGCTTTCATGACCTGTTATATGTTTGGCATATTTCTTTGCTTCGGAAAAGATAATATCTCCAACATAATACGCCAAAAATGAAAATTGAAGCGGTCATCTTTGATCTTGATGGGACCCTCCTAGACTCTTTCGGACTCAGGGTCGAAGCGTGGGCGCACGCCTTCATTAAATTTGGCGTAATGCCTGAAGTGTCCGAGATACAGCCGCTGATCGGTCTTCCCGGCCAGACTCTTGCCGCAAAATATTCTGACGATCCTTACGCCGTCGAAATGGAAGAGGAGCGTTTCTTTGAGGAACGTATGTCGCAGGTTTCACTCTATCCCGATGTGGAAAGCACATTTGCAAAATTGAGTGACATGAACATTCCGGCTGCAATAGTGACCTCATCACGGCGGAAACTGGTCAGCAGGATGAGACTTCCTACGGAGAAGATCGTGACCATCGATGATGTTTCAAAGGGGAAACCGGACCCTGAACCTTACAGGAAAGCAATGCAGATGCTTGGAGTAAGTAAACCTATGAACGTCGTGGTTGTCGGAGACGCAATGACAGATATAATTCCTGCAAATGACATTGGTGCAATTTCAGTTCTAATCAAACATGGAAAGGATTATGAAACGGATTCTCCAAACTTCATTGTTGACGAAGTTTCGGAGGTCCTAAAGGTAATAAAAAATCTGGAAAAATCCGGCGCTTAGTTCAGTGGTTTCAATCATTGTTATTGAATCGGAAACCCTCAACAGATTAATGTGTGGATAGAAGCCCCTGCCGGTAGTTATCGCTCGGCACTGCCATCGAAAGGATAAAGTGAAAGCCTTTTATCGCAGGAAAAATCAATTGCCGCCTGATGAACCAATCCTTGTGAGTTCTCTAAGAGTACGTTCCCTTATTTTCTTTGCAGTATCATATTCTTCAGTGAGTTCACCGTCGCTCAGGAATTTTTTTAGCAAGGGCTCCATTTTTCCACCGCAGCTGCATTCAGTTATCTCATTTCCAAATGGAAATACCCTAATAGTGTTGCACCTGTCACACCTCAGTACGTTCTTCCTGCCGGAAAGTTTTCCCTTCTTCGTTCCTGCCTTTCCGTTTATTTCCACGAGGTCCATTGCGAAGTCAAAGGGTTTTGCCGCGGATATGCTCGTTCCAACTCCAAAAGCATCTGCTCCAGCTTTTTTTAGCTCCCTAACGCTCTCTTCGTCAAGACCACCGGATACCATGATCTTCACCCTGTTGTAGCCTCTCAGGTCAAGTTCCCATCTGACCTCCCTGACAATTGCTGAAAAATTTCCCCGCCTTGAAGATGGGGTATCCAGCCTTATATAATCTATGTCCGGAAAACTTTCCGCTGCTTTGAGAGCTGCAAACTTCTCGTCGCTGAAAGTGTCTATCAATACAGTTCTTGATCCGGGAGCGGAGTTTTCAATCACACTTTCCCAGGCGCGGTTATCTCCAACAAGGAGAGACAGGGCATGGGGCATTGTTCCAATCGGCTTTTCCCCTATTATTTGAGCACCAAGAATTCCTGAAACTCCGTCAGCTCCGCCAATATAAGCTGCCCTGTCAATCATTGGGGAGAGAGCTGGATGCATCCTCCTGATTCCAAAGGAATAGAACTTCGAGTCACCAGCAGCGATCCTTATCTTGCTTGATTTAGTGGAAATGCCGGAAGACTGGCAGAGAAAACCAAGGATCGGCGTCTCACATCTGCCGAAAAGCGAATAGTCTCCCTCAATCCAGGCGAACGGGACAGGGAGCCCCCGAGAATCCCTAGGATTAATGATGGTACCTTCCGGGATTGCATAAAGATTAATTTTCCTTCCCCTGAGGAGGGAAATGACCTCGTCCAGTCCAGAAAAATTGACCCAGGTATCAAGTGGACCGGATACAGTAACTTCTGCCACTACATCATTCTCTCTGCTCATGATCTCCAGGGATTTTAGTGACCTCTCGAAGTAAACATCTGAAGCCTGGCATTCTCTTATTTCCCTGTCAGTTGCAACATTGAATTTTCTTTCTCTCACAATAATTCCTCCAGCGTCTTTTTTGAATTCATTATCCTTGCACCATAATTCCTGTGCATGTCCTCTAGTGCCTTTTCATGATTTTTCAGATCAATGGAAGAGCATAAATCAGATATTACAGTGATATCATAATTTCTGAAAAAGGCGCCAGATACCGTGTGCAAAACACAGATGTCAGTGGATATGCCGGAAACAAAAATACCTGATATGGAATTCGCCCTCAGTATCCCGTCCAGATCTGAATCGAAGAAGGAGTCGAAGTGGCGCTTTTTAATCCTATACCCTGGAAATGATTCCAGTTCACTCACCAAGTGACTTCCTTCTGTGCCAGCAACACAGTGTTGCTTCCACACCCTGAATTCAGGATCATTTTCCAGATGGCTGTCCATGGTGAAAATTACCTGGTATTTCCCTCGGAGCTTATCGAGAAAGCCCCTAGTGCGTAGCGCAGTTTTCTTTGCCTCTTCACTGCCAAAAACGCCGTTTACAAAATCATTGACAAGGTCCACAACAACAATCGCACTATTGTTGATCATGCTTTTCTCCAGCCAGTTCCTTTTTCACCGTCTTCAACCATTATCCCGTTCTCCGCAAGTATGTCGCGAACTTTGTCTGAAATGGCGAACATCTTCTCAGCACGAAGGTCACCCCTCAGATCAACAAGGTCGTCTATCAACTTGGACGGAATACTGCAACTAGACTCTTCATTTAGAACACCCATGAAGGAATTGAGCCATCTGAATATTTCCAGATACTCCACCCCTTCCCTTTCGTTAATGGAGTCAAATCTTCTATTTATTTCTGAAACCATGGTCAGTATCTCAGCAAAAAAGCCTCTTGTATCAAAATCATTCTCAAGGTACCGCATCAGGTTCTTCTTTATCGAGCTGTTTTCAGGCTTCCCTGAACCTGTATTTCCATACAGACCTTTCAGCCTGTCAAACGCATTCTGGATTTTCTTCAGTGCTTCAGAACTTTCCTTCATTGCGGAATCCGAGTATATCATTGTGTTCCTGTAGCTCGCGTTAAGCAGAAAAAACCTGATCTGCTCCTTGCTGTACAGTTTCATAACCTCGTCTATCGTTATGAAATTCTTCAGTGATTTTGACATCTTGTCGCCATTTACGTTAAGCATACCAAGGTGCATCCAGTAGTTTACAAGGATCGGGAGGCCGCTGATTCCCCTCATCTGCGCTATCTCCCCCTCATGATGTGGAAAGATCAGATCAGAGCCCCCGCCGTGAATGTCGTATTCTGGGCCAAAATAGCACTCAGTGATCGCAGTATCCTCAATATGCCAGCCGGGTCTTCCTTGCCCCCAAGGGGAGTCCCAGGAAGGTTCACCGGGTTTCTGCTTTTTCCAAACAACAAAATCGCCGGGGTCCTCCTTGTTTTCGTTTACCTCTACTCTCGAACCGGGTTCAACCTGTTCTATTTTCTGGCCAGATAACTTCCCATAATCCGGAAAATTTCGTATGCGGAAGTAAAGCCCATCTTCCGTTTCGTATACATATCCTTTCCCAATAAGCCTTTCAATCTGGTTGATTATTTCCTCCATGTACAGAGTTGCTCTTGCATATAAGTTGACGCTGTCAATACCTAGTTTTCTCACAATATCCATATAGACGGAGTAGTATCTTTCAGCGACATTCTGGTAATTTTCCCCATTCTCGACGGCCTTCTTCAGTATCTTGTCGTCTATATCTGTTATATTTTGAAGGTAGAATACAGAAAGCCCCTTAATCCTAAGGTACTTAGCCACCATATCGAAGAATACGTAAACTCTTGCGTTGCCAATATGTGGTATGTCGTACACTGTTGGACCACATACAAACATGTTTACTCTTCCGGGATGGATCTCCTTGAAGAGGGTTTTTCCCTTCATGGTGTCCTTTATATACATAAGATTAAGTGCCGTATTCTCTGAGTGTATTAAAAGTTAACAGAAAACTCGTGCCCTGACTGCTTTTAAGGGAAATAAGCAATAGTTATTAATACGGATATAAAATTATTGTTCGTGAATCGGGTAGACAGGTCCAAGTTCATTGAAAAAATTCGAGAAGGGGTTGCAAAAAGCGGGAAGAATTACATGCGGGAACTCTGTAAAACCCTGAGAACATTCAATAATAAATATGACTGGGTCGGTGTTTACGTACTTAAAGGAGATACCCTTGTTCTCCACAGTTATTCAGGGGAGAAAACAGAACATGAGAGGATATCTCTGGGTGATGGGCTTTGCAGCCAAGCGATAGTGCTGAACGCCATAGTTAACGAACCTGACGTTAAAGCGAACTCCGAATACCTCGCATGCTTCGTTAATACAAACTCTGAGCTTGTT encodes:
- a CDS encoding GAF domain-containing protein, producing the protein MNRVDRSKFIEKIREGVAKSGKNYMRELCKTLRTFNNKYDWVGVYVLKGDTLVLHSYSGEKTEHERISLGDGLCSQAIVLNAIVNEPDVKANSEYLACFVNTNSELVVPVRYDGIAVGEIDIDSDTRGAFTKEDESFISEIASEISNVVRSISLS